The following coding sequences lie in one Carassius carassius chromosome 1, fCarCar2.1, whole genome shotgun sequence genomic window:
- the LOC132143517 gene encoding zinc finger protein 236-like isoform X6 — MTKLQLLHRALNERLMAAVEQIMEMVGGTVLEYEEETIRARKENEVLRRRLRWMEGANRADWPGPSETVTLSTTDEASPSRQDEGAVNFGCGPGSEALVIKTESTEIPLCSISTLPQSIDQGPENAGTGTGIAYGLVDSMSWDSAQSYMAPLDFDPTSGPSRVRHWRGQNRRQRMSFACPDCGKVFASKQRLMVHMRIHSTERPYAYRRRKECFYGDNKKKRKLQRLSQLSRETVDDLSDGSEQMNRSEEEPESDHNNSDKEPEKRITAPVQKRRKKRGVVNQMCRCPHCPHRVFARPCQLALHMKTHSVTALINLPARAQSGTQEIVDVKRKLPKRQRKNDVEKEGKVADKRKLQCSECGKVFLHGGWFRVHMKSHNTKKVLLRRSLQIKTERTKEETTVAVPKTTEVQKVKKVKKTHACPHCDKVFTREGWLEPHIRTQHGEVRNRSDYFNLYGSGRTRSQQLATKDPECHTNSTDDNSSVFKTHRCFYCKQPHHRMMDHLQTVHPNEPEVAKALTFDKSSQERRQHLNLLQTRGNVLYNTNVVQSSKQDSKPFETFASSCSFDDRVYCIYCLGLFNTKSFVSHLEQCKGKSTLSAGASCGEMLPNAGPIPPTPALISPSSSEEIDADIKPSGFHCLNTLCEALPDLSCYEQTDISSSNEEFRNNRQAEGAILQFRRSPENEVGYELKSDNSLNPSTGQESTDYKNKGVTFFPKCDVDQESAMTPRSYTSSIGPHPEYDVLRNDDPHDDFRPPQNAQTVCNDTPKSRVKVQTRTTGKKRRKRRSRVHNLSLLMDDDLLAEGEMSNSKQHVCQHCKATFGSPYTLRRHEYTHTGERPFWCHQCNVGFIQKYRLLKHTFACHELGMNC, encoded by the exons atgACCAAGCTGCAGCTCCTGCACCGCGCGCTGAATGAGCGCCTGATGGCGGCGGTGGAGCAGATCATGGAGATGGTCGGCGGGACGGTGCTGGAGTACGAGGAAGAGACGATCCGAGCACGGAAAGAAAACGAGGTCCTGAGACGGAGGCTCCGGTGGATGGAGGGGGCAAACCGAGCCGACTGGCCAG gccCATCAGAAACTGTTACGCTTTCCACCACAGACGAGGCCAGTCCATCCCGGCAAGATGAGGGTGCTGTCAACTTTGGATGTGGACCGGGATCAGAAGCTCTTGTGATCAAAACAGAGTCGACTGAAATCCCCCTGTGCAGCATCAGCACATTACCTCAAAGTATTGATCAGGGACCTGAAAATGCCGGGACAGGCACAGGCATTGCCTATGGCCTGGTGGACAGCATGTCCTGGGACTCTGCCCAAAGTTACATGGCCCCTCTGGACTTTGATCCGACGTCAGGCCCCAGTAGGGTCCGGCATTGGAGAGGACAGAACAGAAGGCAGAGGATGTCCTTTGCCTGTCCAGACTGTGGTAAAGTCTTTGCAAGTAAACAGAGGCTGATGGTTCATATGCGCATTCATTCCACCGAGAGGCCTTATGCGTACCGCCGGCGCAAGGAATGCTTCTACGGTGACAACAAGAAAAAGAGGAAGCTGCAAAGGCTCTCTCAG CTGTCAAGAGAAACTGTGGACGATCTGTCAGATGGCTCTGAGCAGATGAACAGGAGTGAAGAAGAGCCTGAGAGTGACCACAACAACAGTGATAAAGAACCAGAAAAGAGAATTACCGCCCCTGTGCAGAAACGGCGCAAAAAAAGAGGAGTTGTAAACCAGATGTGTCGGTGCCCTCATTGCCCTCATCGGGTGTTCGCTCGGCCCTGTCAGTTAGCCTTGCACATGAAGACCCACTCAGTGACAGCCCTTATCAACCTGCCCGCCCGAGCTCAGTCAGGAACTCAGGAGATAGTGGATGTGAAAAGGAAATTACCCAAG AGGCAAAGAAAAAATGATGTGGAGAAGGAGGGCAAAGTTGCTGACAAACGTAAGCTCCAATGTTCAGAGTGTGGCAAAGTCTTCTTACATGGTGGCTGGTTTCGTGTCCACATGAAGTCCCATAACACCAAAAAGGTTTTATTACGCAGAAGTCTGCAAATCAAGACTGAG CGGACTAAAGAAGAAACAACTGTGGCCGTGCCTAAAACTACAGAAGTACAGAAGGTGAAGAAGGTCAAGAAAACACATGCCTGCCCGCATTGTGATAAAGTGTTTACTCGTGAAGGATGGCTGGAGCCACACATTCGCACTCAGCATGGGGAAGTAAGGAATAGGAGTGATTACTTTAACTTGTATGGCAGTGGCCGTACAAGGTCACAACAGCTTGCCACCAAG GATCCTGAATGCCACACCAATTCCACTGATGACAACTCCAGTGTATTCAAGACACATCGCTGCTTTTACTGCAAGCAGCCACATCATCGAATgatggatcatcttcagacagtTCATCCTAATGAACCAGAGGTGGCAAAAGCTCTCACTTTTGACAAGAGCTCACAAGAAAGAAGACAACATTTGAACCTTCTACAAACTAGGGGAAATGTTCTATACAACACAAATGTGGTTCAAAGTAGTAAACAAGATTCAAAACCATTTGAGACGTTTGCATCGAGTTGTTCATTTGATGATCGAGTTTATTGCATCTACTGTTTAGGGTTATTTAACACAAAGTCTTTTGTTTCGCATTTAGAGCAGTGTAAGGGCAAATCTACTCTAAGTGCTGGGGCTAGCTGTGGTGAAATGCTTCCTAATGCTGGGCCCATTCCTCCAACCCCTGCACTTATTTCCCCCTCTAGTTCAGAAGAGATTGATGCTGATATAAAACCGTCAGGTTTTCATTGCCTAAATACCCTCTGTGAAGCCCTTCCAGACCTCAGCTGCTATGAACAAACAGACATCTCAAGTTCAAATGAGGAGTTTAGAAACAATAGACAGGCAGAGGGTGCCATTTTACAATTCAGACGTTCTCCTGAAAATGAAGTAGGTTACGAATTGAAGTCAGATAATTCTCTCAATCCAAGCACTGGTCAAGAATCCACAGACTATAAGAATAAAGGAGTAACTTTTTTTCCAAAGTGTGATGTTGATCAAGAAAGTGCTATGACACCAAGATCGTACACAAGCTCCATCGGTCCTCACCCAGAATACGACGTTCTCAGAAATGATGATCCACATGATGATTTCCGTCCACCTCAAAATGCCCAAACTGTGTGTAATGACACACCCAAGAGTAGAGTGAAAGTCCAAACTCGTACCACagggaagaagaggaggaagaggcgCTCGCGTGTCCATAATCTG TCACTGCTCATGGATGATGACTTGCTGGCTGAAGGAGAAATGTCCAACTCAAAACAAC
- the LOC132143517 gene encoding uncharacterized protein LOC132143517 isoform X7 — translation MTKLQLLHRALNERLMAAVEQIMEMVGGTVLEYEEETIRARKENEVLRRRLRWMEGANRADWPGPSETVTLSTTDEASPSRQDEGAVNFGCGPGSEALVIKTESTEIPLCSISTLPQSIDQGPENAGTGTGIAYGLVDSMSWDSAQSYMAPLDFDPTSGPSRVRHWRGQNRRQRMSFACPDCGKVFASKQRLMVHMRIHSTERPYAYRRRKECFYGDNKKKRKLQRLSQLSRETVDDLSDGSEQMNRSEEEPESDHNNSDKEPEKRITAPVQKRRKKRGVVNQMCRCPHCPHRVFARPCQLALHMKTHSVTALINLPARAQSGTQEIVDVKRKLPKRQRKNDVEKEGKVADKRKLQCSECGKVFLHGGWFRVHMKSHNTKKVLLRRSLQIKTERTKEETTVAVPKTTEVQKVKKVKKTHACPHCDKVFTREGWLEPHIRTQHGEVRNRSDYFNLYGSGRTRSQQLATKDPECHTNSTDDNSSVFKTHRCFYCKQPHHRMMDHLQTVHPNEPEVAKALTFDKSSQERRQHLNLLQTRGNVLYNTNVVQSSKQDSKPFETFASSCSFDDRVYCIYCLGLFNTKSFVSHLEQCKGKSTLSAGASCGEMLPNAGPIPPTPALISPSSSEEIDADIKPSGFHCLNTLCEALPDLSCYEQTDISSSNEEFRNNRQAEGAILQFRRSPENEVGYELKSDNSLNPSTGQESTDYKNKGVTFFPKCDVDQESAMTPRSYTSSIGPHPEYDVLRNDDPHDDFRPPQNAQTVCNDTPKSRVKVQTRTTGKKRRKRRSRVHNLSLLMDDDLLAEGEMSNSKQHVCQHCERPFWCHQCNVGFIQKYRLLKHTFACHELGMNC, via the exons atgACCAAGCTGCAGCTCCTGCACCGCGCGCTGAATGAGCGCCTGATGGCGGCGGTGGAGCAGATCATGGAGATGGTCGGCGGGACGGTGCTGGAGTACGAGGAAGAGACGATCCGAGCACGGAAAGAAAACGAGGTCCTGAGACGGAGGCTCCGGTGGATGGAGGGGGCAAACCGAGCCGACTGGCCAG gccCATCAGAAACTGTTACGCTTTCCACCACAGACGAGGCCAGTCCATCCCGGCAAGATGAGGGTGCTGTCAACTTTGGATGTGGACCGGGATCAGAAGCTCTTGTGATCAAAACAGAGTCGACTGAAATCCCCCTGTGCAGCATCAGCACATTACCTCAAAGTATTGATCAGGGACCTGAAAATGCCGGGACAGGCACAGGCATTGCCTATGGCCTGGTGGACAGCATGTCCTGGGACTCTGCCCAAAGTTACATGGCCCCTCTGGACTTTGATCCGACGTCAGGCCCCAGTAGGGTCCGGCATTGGAGAGGACAGAACAGAAGGCAGAGGATGTCCTTTGCCTGTCCAGACTGTGGTAAAGTCTTTGCAAGTAAACAGAGGCTGATGGTTCATATGCGCATTCATTCCACCGAGAGGCCTTATGCGTACCGCCGGCGCAAGGAATGCTTCTACGGTGACAACAAGAAAAAGAGGAAGCTGCAAAGGCTCTCTCAG CTGTCAAGAGAAACTGTGGACGATCTGTCAGATGGCTCTGAGCAGATGAACAGGAGTGAAGAAGAGCCTGAGAGTGACCACAACAACAGTGATAAAGAACCAGAAAAGAGAATTACCGCCCCTGTGCAGAAACGGCGCAAAAAAAGAGGAGTTGTAAACCAGATGTGTCGGTGCCCTCATTGCCCTCATCGGGTGTTCGCTCGGCCCTGTCAGTTAGCCTTGCACATGAAGACCCACTCAGTGACAGCCCTTATCAACCTGCCCGCCCGAGCTCAGTCAGGAACTCAGGAGATAGTGGATGTGAAAAGGAAATTACCCAAG AGGCAAAGAAAAAATGATGTGGAGAAGGAGGGCAAAGTTGCTGACAAACGTAAGCTCCAATGTTCAGAGTGTGGCAAAGTCTTCTTACATGGTGGCTGGTTTCGTGTCCACATGAAGTCCCATAACACCAAAAAGGTTTTATTACGCAGAAGTCTGCAAATCAAGACTGAG CGGACTAAAGAAGAAACAACTGTGGCCGTGCCTAAAACTACAGAAGTACAGAAGGTGAAGAAGGTCAAGAAAACACATGCCTGCCCGCATTGTGATAAAGTGTTTACTCGTGAAGGATGGCTGGAGCCACACATTCGCACTCAGCATGGGGAAGTAAGGAATAGGAGTGATTACTTTAACTTGTATGGCAGTGGCCGTACAAGGTCACAACAGCTTGCCACCAAG GATCCTGAATGCCACACCAATTCCACTGATGACAACTCCAGTGTATTCAAGACACATCGCTGCTTTTACTGCAAGCAGCCACATCATCGAATgatggatcatcttcagacagtTCATCCTAATGAACCAGAGGTGGCAAAAGCTCTCACTTTTGACAAGAGCTCACAAGAAAGAAGACAACATTTGAACCTTCTACAAACTAGGGGAAATGTTCTATACAACACAAATGTGGTTCAAAGTAGTAAACAAGATTCAAAACCATTTGAGACGTTTGCATCGAGTTGTTCATTTGATGATCGAGTTTATTGCATCTACTGTTTAGGGTTATTTAACACAAAGTCTTTTGTTTCGCATTTAGAGCAGTGTAAGGGCAAATCTACTCTAAGTGCTGGGGCTAGCTGTGGTGAAATGCTTCCTAATGCTGGGCCCATTCCTCCAACCCCTGCACTTATTTCCCCCTCTAGTTCAGAAGAGATTGATGCTGATATAAAACCGTCAGGTTTTCATTGCCTAAATACCCTCTGTGAAGCCCTTCCAGACCTCAGCTGCTATGAACAAACAGACATCTCAAGTTCAAATGAGGAGTTTAGAAACAATAGACAGGCAGAGGGTGCCATTTTACAATTCAGACGTTCTCCTGAAAATGAAGTAGGTTACGAATTGAAGTCAGATAATTCTCTCAATCCAAGCACTGGTCAAGAATCCACAGACTATAAGAATAAAGGAGTAACTTTTTTTCCAAAGTGTGATGTTGATCAAGAAAGTGCTATGACACCAAGATCGTACACAAGCTCCATCGGTCCTCACCCAGAATACGACGTTCTCAGAAATGATGATCCACATGATGATTTCCGTCCACCTCAAAATGCCCAAACTGTGTGTAATGACACACCCAAGAGTAGAGTGAAAGTCCAAACTCGTACCACagggaagaagaggaggaagaggcgCTCGCGTGTCCATAATCTG TCACTGCTCATGGATGATGACTTGCTGGCTGAAGGAGAAATGTCCAACTCAAAACAAC